From the genome of Halorussus caseinilyticus, one region includes:
- a CDS encoding L-aspartate oxidase, which produces MSNESDTRTEADVLVVGSGVAGCATALSAAREGADVLVVTKATRPEQTTSHWAQGGVATARSDPEAFEQDVLAASADTADPEAVEVLVEESREAVEDVLVETLDVPFDRDGSEFDFGREAAHSEPRILHVDASTGKHVLGPFLNRLAAHENVTIREDTAALDLITHEGRVHGAVVDRAADGASEDSGPEPVFAGATVLATGGIGALYRNSTNPETATGDGIAMAALAGADVADVAYVQFHPTAFSGEDPFLVSEAVRGEGALLRNGDGERFMPDYHEDAELAPRDVVARAVADERERTGEVRLDVSPLDFAEEFPDLAEKCEVRGVDWTDGIPVEPSEHFLCGGISVDDRGRTDLDRLFAVGECARTGVHGANRLASTSLLEGLVWGLRAGESAAGFDPEPVEAPELRDSDPDLPSGFAREKFVRLRRVMDEQVGIRRTPEGLRRATAVLRRLKGEVDAYTRTRTSRSLYELRNASVVALLVARSALDAEPVGCHALEDDERDAEESGEVPANASD; this is translated from the coding sequence ATGAGTAACGAATCCGACACCCGCACCGAAGCGGACGTACTCGTGGTCGGAAGCGGCGTGGCCGGGTGTGCGACCGCGCTCTCGGCCGCGCGAGAGGGCGCGGACGTGCTGGTCGTCACGAAGGCGACCCGGCCCGAGCAGACCACCTCACACTGGGCGCAGGGCGGGGTCGCCACCGCGCGCTCGGACCCCGAAGCGTTCGAGCAGGACGTGCTGGCGGCGAGCGCCGACACCGCCGACCCGGAGGCGGTCGAGGTGCTGGTCGAGGAGTCGCGTGAAGCGGTCGAAGACGTGCTGGTAGAGACGCTGGACGTGCCCTTCGACCGGGACGGGTCCGAGTTCGATTTCGGCCGCGAGGCCGCCCACTCCGAACCGCGCATCCTCCACGTGGACGCCAGCACCGGCAAGCACGTCCTCGGCCCGTTTCTGAACCGCCTCGCGGCCCACGAGAACGTGACGATTCGTGAGGACACCGCGGCGCTCGACCTGATTACCCACGAGGGCCGAGTCCACGGCGCGGTCGTGGACCGCGCCGCGGACGGCGCGAGCGAGGACTCCGGTCCCGAACCCGTCTTCGCGGGCGCGACGGTCCTCGCTACCGGCGGCATCGGCGCGCTCTACCGGAACTCCACGAACCCCGAGACCGCCACGGGTGACGGGATTGCGATGGCCGCCCTCGCGGGCGCGGACGTGGCGGACGTGGCCTACGTCCAGTTCCACCCGACGGCCTTCTCTGGGGAGGACCCCTTCCTCGTCAGCGAGGCGGTCCGCGGGGAGGGTGCGCTCCTCCGGAACGGCGACGGCGAGCGGTTCATGCCCGACTACCACGAGGACGCCGAACTCGCGCCGCGCGACGTGGTGGCCCGCGCGGTCGCGGACGAACGCGAGCGCACGGGCGAGGTCCGACTCGACGTGAGTCCGCTCGACTTCGCCGAGGAGTTCCCGGACCTCGCCGAGAAGTGCGAGGTCCGCGGCGTGGACTGGACCGACGGCATCCCGGTCGAACCGAGCGAACACTTCCTCTGTGGCGGGATTTCGGTTGACGACCGCGGCCGGACCGACTTGGACCGCCTGTTCGCGGTCGGCGAGTGCGCCCGGACCGGCGTCCACGGCGCGAACCGCCTCGCGTCCACGAGTCTGCTGGAGGGACTCGTCTGGGGCCTGCGCGCCGGGGAGTCGGCCGCCGGGTTCGACCCCGAACCCGTCGAAGCGCCGGAACTGCGCGACAGCGACCCCGACCTCCCCTCGGGGTTCGCCCGCGAAAAGTTCGTCCGCCTGCGCCGCGTGATGGACGAGCAGGTCGGGATTCGCCGGACGCCCGAGGGTCTGCGGCGCGCGACGGCGGTCCTCCGGCGACTCAAGGGCGAGGTGGACGCCTACACCCGGACCCGGACGAGTCGGAGCCTCTACGAACTTCGGAACGCCAGCGTGGTCGCCCTGCTGGTCGCTCGGTCGGCGTTGGACGCCGAACCGGTCGGGTGCCACGCGCTGGAAGACGACGAACGCGACGCCGAGGAGTCGGGCGAGGTGCCAGCGAATGCGAGTGACTGA